A stretch of Prunus dulcis chromosome 6, ALMONDv2, whole genome shotgun sequence DNA encodes these proteins:
- the LOC117632030 gene encoding autophagy-related protein 13b: protein MASSHGNSHSEAAKMEQIITEFYAKSLHIILESRTPYMSSRNYSGEQALSSPSSSSSSSSSVRPRDKWFNLALRECPAALENLDLWRQSHLEPMVVDVILVQRPLDCEPVKCSPKRDLVRNLSLKERYPYCWNYEQEEFGYEAKSEKIIERWVVQYDSRKIRDTNSGSRRSSSNTLHSLYKKSMLLLRSLYVTVRLLPAYKVYRDLNSSGQIRPFALTHRVASFAEPFTCREEAAMQRFGFTPVDTACGRLCLSVLYCSSLSDVSSESSTPMSPQLILDYVGSPLTDPLKRFPSLPVTGSVAHAFPPSSSFSRRHSWSFDHYRASPPSVSFSPSPTYSEPHALIPNQSSRFPPTIMPPHPPETSLVYKKDTSFDEYSPAFSPSPSSASPSLPIFIPGSHHSKPLLPSESAPFSERTAKLANSPAFCNKLNLPHRGIGSGSSKTDKTGGFMEAGTAVEKFSSLGKDDARQYCEVKISSSSSSRSFPDDLDDSDFPCPFDVDDEDVTDPGSRPESFDKNVPLCEPHVPGGLFPIKKSQDAAVGALVRMLRKAPPLRQDNSNSVKFSQACRPVIWSNSSQEPNQPSEGQASVQRDDSSSVISSGLITSKTTTVALEELQSYREMKNLLLGQGSKSHM from the exons ATGGCATCTTCTCATGGTAATTCACACTCTGAAGCAGCAAAAATGGAACAAATAATTACTGAATTCTATGCCAAAAGTCTCCACATCATCCTTGAATCTAGGACTCCATACATGTCCTCACGTAATTATAGTGGTGAACAAGCCCTATCATCGCCATCATCCtcctcatcatcctcatcGAGTGTGAGGCCGAGGGATAAGTGGTTTAATTTAGCTCTAAGGGAATGTCCTGCTGCACTGGAGAATCTTGATCTCTGGCGCCAGAGCCATCTTGAACCTATGGTGGTTGATGTGATTTTGGTCCAGAGACCACTTGATTGTGAGCCCGTGAAGTGTTCACCTAAAAGGGATCTTGTTAGGAACTTGTCATTGAAAGAGCGGTATCCATACTGTTGGAATTATGAGCAGGAGGAATTTGGGTATGAGGCAAAGAGTGAAAAGATTATAGAGAGATGGGTAGTGCAGTATGACAGTCGGAAGATTAGAGATACAAATTCAGGAAGCAGGAGGTCAAGCAGTAATACTTTACATTCATTGTATAAGAAGTCGATGTTACTTTTGAGGTCTTTGTATGTCACTGTTAGGCTTTTACCTGCTTACAAAGTTTATCGCGACCTCAATTCGTCTGGCCAAATTCGGCCATTTGCTCTTACTCACCGAGTAGCCTCTTTTGCTGAGCCCTTCACTTGTAGAGAAGAGGCAGCAATGCAGCGGTTTGGGTTCACCCCTGTGGATACAGCGTGTGGCAGGCTTTGCCTTTCAGTGTTGTATTGTTCATCACTTTCAGATGTAAGCTCTGAATCATCAACTCCTATGTCTCCACAGCTTATTCTGGACTATGTTGGCAGCCCATTGACAGACCCACTTAAAAGGTTCCCATCACTTCCTGTGACAGGATCAGTAGCACATGCCTTTCCACCATCTTCCTCATTCTCTAGGCGACATAGTTGGAGTTTTGACCATTATAGAGCTTCACCACCTTCAGTTTCCTTCTCACCTTCACCTACATATTCAGAACCACATGCTTTAATCCCTAACCAAAGTTCTCGTTTCCCACCTACAATCATGCCACCTCATCCACCTGAAACATCTCTTGTTTATAAGAAGGATACAAGCTTTGATGAGTATTCACCTGCCTTTTCACCCTCACCATCGTCTGCCTCTCCATCATTGCCAATCTTTATTCCTGGGAGTCATCATTCAAAGCCTCTTTTACCATCTGAGAGCGCACCATTCAGTGAACGGACAGCTAAACTTGCTAATTCCCCTGCATTCTGCAACAAGCTAAATTTGCCTCATAGAGGTATTGGATCTGGCAGTTCTAAGACTGATAAAACTGGGGGTTTTATGGAGGCTGGTACTGCGGTTGAGAAG TTTTCCTCCCTCGGGAAAGATGATGCTAGACAATATTGTGAGGTTAAAATATCATCCAGCAGCTCCAGTAGGTCTTTCCCTGACGATTTGGATGATTCTGACTTTCCTTGCCCGTTTGATGTGGATGATGAGGATGTGACAGATCCAGGTAGCAG ACCTGAATCTTTTGACAAAAATGTACCTCTGTGTGAGCCACATGTGCCTGGAGGGTTGTTTCCAATTAAAAAATCCCAAGATGCTGCTGTTGGTGCGCTTGTACGAATGTTAAGAAAAGCTCCACCTCTCCGCCAGGATAACTCAAATTCAGTAAAATTTTCACAGGCCTGCAGGCCCGTAATCTGGAGCAACAGTAGCCAAGAGCCTAATCAGCCTTCTGAGGGACAGGCATCAGTTCAGCGTGATGATTCTTCAAGCGTCATTTCCTCGGGGCTCATTACATCAAAAACTACCACTGTTGCTTTAGAAGAGCTCCAAAGTTACAGGGAGATGAAAAATTTGTTACTAGGGCAAGGTAGTAAGTCTCACATGTAG